Sequence from the Streptomyces sp. NBC_00440 genome:
TTTACACGCTGGCAGGCACTGCTACGAACGCCGCATACACCTACAAGGTGGATGCGGGGCCAGTGGTTACCGTTCCTGCAAGTGCGGCCACTTCTCCCACGGTTGAAAGCCTTGAGGTTACTGGCCTCGCTGAAGGAGACCACACTGTCACCGTGGCATGGAATGGAACTGCCTCAACACAGAGGTTCTGCCTCATCGGCGTAGGAGCCGAGAACAGTACTGGCATTGTGGTGGACAACCTCGGCCGCTCCGGGGCCCGGACGGACCATTTCACGGATACTACGGCCAGCAACGTTGTTTGGAACGGCGGTACCAGCTATCCGGCTGATCTGGTGATTTACTCGCTGGGCCTGAATGACGCGGACCAGGGCGTGACTCCCGATGCTTGGACTACGAATGTTACTAAGCACTTGCAGGCCATTAAGGCTGTCAACCTGGGGAAGACCGACATCCTGATAGTTCTCCAGCACCAGGGAAACTTCGCACAGACGACTCAGTACTACTCCGAGTATTCCCGGAGGGCTCACGGTATGGCGGAGACCTACGGTGCGGCCCTTGTGAACCTGTGGCCTCTCGGTCGCAACAGTTACGCCTTTCAGGCCGCTGGGGGCTATTGGGGCAACTCGGCAAATCCTGGCACTAGCGGTACCGATGTCGTTCACTTGTCCGACGCAGGCGCTCAGTTCATCGCAGACACCATTACTCCCCTTCTGGCGGACTAACCCCGGAGAGGTCGCAGAGAGGGGCCCTTAGTGACTCCAAATGAAATTTTTAGCTACGCCGGCACTGGTGCCGTAATCATCTCAGCCTCAGCCGTGCTCTTCGCCTCGTTCAAGACGAATACAGCCCAGGTTTGGCGTGCCGAGGCTGAGGCTCAGAAGACTCGGGCTGATCGCCTTCAGCGAGATATGGAAGAGATCAAGGAACGACTTACCCGGATTGAAGCAGAGAACCAGCGACTCATCGAGCTGCTGACTGCCCTAGATCCGGAACGGCTTCGCGCTCTGCGAATCTAACTCGCCATACGTTTTAAGTGAGGGGCCCATCAAATGGTGGGCCCCTTTTGCGTGCCCAAAAGGAGACGACATGAGTACCCAGCTTGAGAAGGTTCTGAACATCGCCAAGGGAGAGGTCGGCTACCAGGCCACGAGGGCCCCCGGTGAGCGCCCGTCTGGCCACCAGAAGTACAGCGGCCAGATTCCCGGCCTGGAGTGGTCCAACTATCAGCCCTGGTGCGCAACCTGGGTGAGCTGGGTGGCAATGGAGGCGGGCGCGGCCAGCCTTTACCCGCGCACCGCGAGTGTCTTCACCGCCATGCAGTGGTTCAAGGACGCCGGTCGGTGGAGCGAGTACCCCGCGATCGGGAGCCAGGTCATCTACGGCACTAGCGGCAGCACTCACACGGGCCTCGTCTACGCGTACGACTCCACGTACATCTACACCTACGAGGGCAACACGTCGCTGACCAACAACGCCAACGGTAACCAGGTGATGAGTCGCAAGCGGGCCCGCCGGGATGCATACGTTCACGGATACGGTCTGCCGAAGTTCCCAGAGGGCATCACCACCGCGGATCCCTCGAAGAAGGGCAAGACCGGCTTCCACTACAAGGCAACCGCTACCACTCCCGTGGGCGGCAGCTCCAGCGGCTCGACCCCGAAGCCGGCCGCGTTCCCCGGCGTCAAGTACTTCAAGGCCGGCGCGAACAACGCCTTCGTCACCCAGCTCGGCAAGCAGCTGGTGAAGAAGGGCTACGGAAAGTTCTACTCCGTCGGGCCCGGCCCCAAGTGGTCAGAGTCGGACCGCAAGGCCGTTCAGGCGTTCCAGCGTGCCCAGGGGTGGACCGGCTCCGACGCGGACGGCTACCCCGGCCCGGAGACCTGGAAGCGTCTTTTCAGCTAAGGAGACACCCATGATCAAGTTTATTTCCATCCACGGTGTTCGGATCTACTCCGTGCTCGCGGCACTGGTGCCAGCGCTCCTGATTATCTGCCCCAAGATCCCATGGGAAGCCCTGATGACTGCCTCTGCGGGACTTCTGGGTGTCGGCGTGGCAGCGGCCACACACGAGGACACCAAGACGTTCAGAGCGATTGCTGCCTCGACCGATAGAGGCGAGACCGCCACCAACTAGGCGAGAGTGCACCTGGGTTGAGAGAAGCAGACAAGGCCCCCGGCTTCAGCCGGGGGCCTTGTCTTGTTTCACGTCCCCATAACGTGGTCGAGTTCCTTCAGCGCGAAAGTCGCCTCCGGATCTCCACCCTGTGCAGCACGGGCCCGGAGCGCTTCACGGATGACATAACGGTGTGTCGAGAGGTATGCCCAAGCGTCATACACAACTTGGTCGTCGGTTTCATCCTTGTCAGCCTCTGCGTCCCCTTCTTCGAAGAGACCCAGGACCCTTCCGAAGTCGGCGCGGGAGATTGAGGCCCAGTCGGACTCGCACTTGACTCCCTTGGCCTTGAGGTCAATCACCTCGCCTCCGCCCCGTACGGCAGCGGCCAGGGTGCCAATGACGTCTCCACTCACAGGTCTTCCCCCAGCTTCACAGAGACGATCTCAACATCGGTCACGCCCTGGTCTGGCTCTTCAAGCTTCTGCTTGCGTCTTTCTGCGCTCGGCATGTCGTAGGCCACGACCGAAATATGCGGCTTCCCGGCCTTGACCCACTTCAGTCGGAAGTTCTTCACGAGCCCTCCGCCTCCGTCCGGCGTCCCCCGCCATGACCCCACGTACAAGCGAAGTCGACGCACTTACGACAATGTCGGCACTCGGTGTGTCCGCTGTTCTCAGGCAGCCCGCCCCCGCAGTCCGCACAACGCTTCTTCTCAGCCATCTTCATCTCTCCTATGACTGGGCGCCCGCCCCCCGGCGGGTCAGACGCCCACACCGTATCTCTCGGGTCTGACAGTCCGATGTAAGCTCACGAAAGAGGCCCCGGACACTTCTCCTGTCCGGGGCCCTCTCTGTCCTCAGTTACTTGCTCTGCTGCCGTCCCGGCCTGCGACGCTGGGGCTCACCTGCCAGTCCTTCTGTACTCCTCGCAGCGGCGGGTCCAGTAGGCCCGTGCCTGCGGGGTGTTGCCCTCTTCAGCCAACTCAAGCCAGTTCTCAGGCACCTCGTACGTCTGGGCCGCGGCCACGGACTTCACCTCGGGCTCGCGGCGCTCCTGGTCCCCGTTCTCGACGGGTGCCGGTGCGGGCTTCTGCCCAGGGTCTGGGCTATCCAGAGGACCCCAGTGGAGCAGGCTCCGCAGAGAACACGAAAGCAACTCATCACCGGTGGCCAGTTGGTTGATGACGTATCTCCCCTCTCCGGTGTAGACCACCTCGGCCCTCGTCCACCGGCCTGGCTCCGGGTTAAACCTTCCTGCCTTTCCACCGAACCAGATCAGCCGCGGCTTCGGCGTATTGCGGTGAGGGAGGTATCCAATCTCTTGAAGCTTGGTCTGGTAGACCCGCTCCGGGCGCTCCTGATCGGGCTCCTGGCCCAGGTCCTCGTCGTCCTTCAGCGCCTCGCCCCCGTATATGCCGGCGAGCTGCTGGAGCTGCTGCCCGATGCCGCCCTTCAGTGGTGCTTCCGCATCCGGCCAGATTTGTCGAGCTGCCCTCACGTACCTCTCTCCACCAAGGACGGTGACCTTCGCGCCCTCCAGGCCCAGCTTCTTGGCCTGCTCACGCACACGCCCGAGTCGTACGGATCCCTTGTCGCCGATCTTCACGTCGTAGTTCTCGATCTCCTCACTCAGAGGGATGAGCCCGTACTTCGCGCTGAGGACCATCGTTGCGCCGTCCATGACGTCTGAGGCAAGCCGGCAGGCGGTGAAGTAGTTCCCGGTGTAGCGCTCATCGGCGGGGATCCTCCCTGGCCGTTCCGACTTCTTTCCGCCGCAGGCGATGACCACCAGGCGCTTGGGCTGCTCGGCTTCGTCCCGGCCGTGAATTGCTTCCATGAAGTCGGGCGCCTGGTCCTCGCCCTCATCCACCACCAGGTACCCGTTGATGAGCCTCTGAGTCTGCTGGTACGGCTCGGTGTAGGTGGCTATGAACTTCTTCGCGGCCCTGGCCGTGGCCGGATGGGCGTTCTCCTTCAGTCTGTCCATCTTCCCGAGGAACCAGCCCAGAGTCTCAGCGCGGACGCGGCCGGATGCGCCGTTGGCCGTCCAACTCATGTTGCCCAGATCGGAGCGGACAGTTTTGCTCTCACGTGCGTGCTGCTTGGAGTCGAACCCGTACTGACCAGAGAAGTGCCCCGACAGGCTCTTGGGCATCTTGACCGCATGCCGGATCTCCCGAGGGTCGTCCGGCTCGTACTCCAGCTCGTACTTGAGCATCGACTTGCCCGCCATGACGTTGTTGCCGTTATCGCTGTCGAGCCAGCCACGAGCGATGTCGAGCGCGGATCCCACTGCATCGTTGGTCAGGTGGAGGTCAATGGTGTTCAGAGAGTTCATCCCCTTCGCCTCCAGCTCCTCGGCGCCTTCACGGCAAGCGTCCAGGAGATCCCCCTCCCCCTGGGTCTTCGGCTTCACGTTCTTGAGCACGTGTCTACGGATCTGGCCAGGCACGGGGATAGTGACGATCTTCGGCATAAGGACCCCTATTTACTTGATCTTGAATTACTTGTCTTCGGGAATTGAGCGATCCAGGACCAGCACCTTGTAGCCTGCCGGGCTCGGCTCGTACGAGAAACCAAAACGTCGGCCGAAGCCCTTCTCCGTGAAGTACTCGGCCCAGTAGGTGACGCGAACTCTCGCGGTCTCAATGTCGTCAACGGTCTCCCACTCCTCGACCCGCTTTGCAGGACGGACGAGAGTGCCACCTTTATTTCCATTTGACATTGCTAGATAAGCCCCTCAAATATATTGCTGGCGACCGGAGGTGTCTGGATTGGCTTTGCCTTGCCCCTCAATTGGTCAATGTCAATCACCTTCGCGTTGGCCTGCGAGGGCTCCTCGCTCGCCTCGATCAGCCGGTACATGAGCTTGGGCGCCCCGCGGCCTGAGGTCTTCTCCGTCCACATCTCCACGTCGTCCATGCCCTCTACGGCCTCCTTGATGGCCGCCGCGTTAAGCCGCCCCCACAAGGGGCGGAGCAGGTCAGAAGCCTTCGCTTCGCCCCCACACCTCTTCAGCACGCCCCTGATCAGGTCCTCGGGCGTCGTCATCGGTTTGGCACCGCCGCTGTTGCTGGCAGCGTCCTTCACCAGCTTCTCGACGCTGGCCATACTGAAAGAGACGAACGCCCAGGCAGCCTCTACCGCGTCGCGGCATACTTCTTCCTTCATCTCCGTGGCACTGAGCACTGCGGAGACGCGCTGAACCTGCTCAGCGGATCGCTCCATGTACGAGGCCAGCAACTCGGGGAGCTCGGCCATGCGGTCCTCCACGATGGCTCGGATCTCATCGAAACGCTCGCCGGCCTCGACGCTGAAGCGCATCACCCGGTCCTCTTCCTCGGCCCACTCGTAGGCTTCCTTGAGCGCGGAAGTGTCCGGTACCTGGGGCTGGTTGTCGTACGGGAGCATCTTCGAGCGCTCGACCAGCACAGGGAGGAGCCGGTTGTACGATCCGCCCAGTGCCTCACTCGAAGAGACATATTTGCCCCACTCCCCCGGCGTGATGTGAGCGTGGAAACCGAGGAGGGGCCGAGCCACGCTCTGGAGCCCGTCCTTCTTGGTCCGGTTGGATATGGGCTTACCGTCCCAAGCTGTACGGAAGAACGTGCTGAATTTCGAGCACTTCTTCTGATCCTTCAGCACTGAGGCCCACTCCTCTTCGAGGAGCACACACCGGCCATCGATGCCTCCGTCCGCACCCATCGTGTCCAGCTCCAGCCCGGAGAGCATGTCAACCAGGGAAGGGCCACTCGATACACCAGATCGCTTACGGGAGTGGATGAAGCCCCCGATCGGCTTGCCGAGCAGAGCGGAGGCCGTACCGAGCGCATATCCCTTGCGCCCGATCGCACTCCGGCCGGCGAGAACGGTCCAGACCACGACCGGCCTCCGGTTGTCGAGCCGAACCCGTCGGCTGATCGCAGCCGAGTACAGGGAGAGACTTGCCGCCCAGACGCCGATGGGATCGGCCTCAGACGTTGGCATGGCGGACTTCACGGCCTCGCCCAGCGGGCCATAGGACATCAGGTCAAACGTGGTCATGAGGTGATCTCTGCTTTCTCGATCAGGCGCTCAGTGCGGCGTCAACGGCCGGGGCCAGGGCGGCAGCGAGCTGGTCCCTGAACCGCGCTCCGTGCTCGTCGCACAGGTCGTAGCGGTCCCCCATGACCGTCAGGTTCACGGTTCCGGGAACCTCCAGCCCCTTCTTCGAGCAGGCGTCGCACGTCACAGACTCAATCACCTTGCGGGCCATCAGTGATCCTCTCCTGGGCATCATACGTTCAAGAAATGCTCGTCACGGACTCAATTAAGAGGCCATGGCGAGAGACCGGGCATAACCCGGCCTCCACCATGGGGTCTCAAGCGGTCAACTAGCGTTCGGTACCTCGGTAGACGTCGCCCTCGACGTAGGTGATCCCCGAGCCGTCAGGCGCCTTCATCGCGTAGTGCTGCTCCCACTCGGCCCACACGTAGGACCAACCTGCCGTGATTAGGGACTCGCTCACGGCGTCGTCCCCACCCGATCCCGCGAAGAACGCCTCCCCCGCGCTGGGTTCGTCCTTCCCCAAGATGCGCATGACGTCGTCCGCGCCCTTGGCAGACTCAAGCTCCTTGAGCTGGGCGTCGATCAGCTTCCAGAAGTTGTCCCACATTTGTTTGCTCCGCTCTCGGCCAACTGGTCATATTTTGGGATACTTTTTTCAGATGTACTGGGACCCCAGAAGGCCCCTACGGGCTATCTGGAAGTCCAGGGCCACCCACCGGACCAAGTCCCTAGTGGCCAGGTCCGGGCAGTAGTAGGCGTTCGCCCGCTTCCCGCACTCCTCGAACACGGCAGTGAGGGCGTTGAGTCGATCCGCGGAGTTGTCCAAGAGGGCCGCGTGGGCGGCCTGCGTGCCCAGCTCGGTGAGGTCGACGTCCAGAAGCGCCATCAAGCTCATGCGTCCGCCTCGAACCGTGCTCGGTCCGCGCGGGACATGCACGCTGGGCTGTCCCACTCGAAGTGCCCCGCGCCGGCCAGGCCCCTGATGAACCGGGCAGTGAAATCGTGGGAGTGTGAGAGTGCCCAAAAGACACGCTCTTCGATCGCGTGGGGCCGGGGGGCGATATCGAACGGCTCGGAGGACCAGGTGTTCCAGACCTGCCCGTCGAGCACTTCATCACCCTTATAGATCTTGATGCCGAATCTCTGCTCACCGGGGGTGAACTCGACAACAACTGTGACGTTGGCCAGCCCCTCCGGCACGGACCCAACCGCCATATGCGTGTGCTTCACAGCCCCTTCGCCTCCCTGTATGCGTTGATTACCTCGCTTGGGATACGGCCCCGAGTGCCGACGACATAGCCGTTCTCTCGGCCCCATTCCCGCATGTCCTTCATGAGCCACGTCTGATGTGCCGTGCGCTCTGCGGCAGCTCGGCTCTCATTCGCTATCCGTTCCCATTTCTCGCGCTCTCCCTTCTTGCGTTCTATCTCAGCAAGGTGGGATGGGTATCGATCCTTGAACAGGCGGGCTTCCGGAGGGAGAAGTGGCGACTTATTTCCCTCTTCCCTGACTCCCCAGGCAATCAAGTGCTCTCGGACAAGGTCCGGGCACTCTGGCGGCCCAATCGTCTTGATGTATCGGTCCACTTTGGATTCGGCAAGCATCCGGGCCGCCGAATAATGCATGTTGGCATGGAGTCTGCTTGTAAGAATCTCCAGGAACACTGTGCTCTCGCTGTTTCGACGCTTGGCGTCGGCTGCGGCCTCGACATACCACTCATTGGTGAGGTACATCAATTCACGCCTCCCAGATCTGCGTAACTCACGACAGCCTCTTGAGCGGGCGAGTGGTTACGCCCGCACCCCTGTAAGAGGTCCCGCACACGTCGCAGTACGGGAATGACGCGAAACGCTTCTCGCCGAATTTCTCGTAGTCGACCCATCTCGTTGCAGGTCGCCCACAGTTCGAGGAGCAGTTTCCGCTGTAGTTCTTCGGGTAGGGCATGGCATTCCTTTCTCCAGTGGCCATGGGAGAGGCCCGGACGGAGATACCGTCCGGGCCTCTCGGCAAGGCGACTAGCGAGTTAGTTCCTGAAGCGTCCTCGATGCGCGGTAAATATCGCCTCGCGCATTGCTAGATTCTCGGGGAGGTAGTTGTCGTACAGTCCCCACTTCAGGACGATTCTCATCATGTTCAGCTCGATATCGGTGAACACCCACGGATCAAAGCCATCGGGTAGGTTGAACGAGAGACGGACAGCAGCGTTCACATACTCCGTACCGGAGAACCCTCCCGTGGCCGCGTGGCCGGCTGCCATGAACCGATTGATGCGGCACCGCACGAAGGGGGCGTGCGTGGCCCTGGTCGGCGTGATGGTCACGGCCGGCTCGTCCGGGAACCACCCCCGGCCCGTCCGATGAACCTCGACCGGGATGTTCTCAACGTCGGGGATCTCGTGCGTCTTCATTTGCCCTCACTCGGCGGGATTAGGGCTTCCAGCTCCTCCAGAAGCACGAACAGATCAATCTCTGATTCGTAGGCGTTATCGCTGCGGTCCTCGTCGTAAGCGGGGATGTTTTCCTCGCTTACCTCGCGCACCTCGTTGCGGTAGCAGTTGAGTTCGTCGTCCCTGGCTTTCAGCCTGCCCCGGTACTTCTCGACCAGTTCACGGATGGAAGATTCCATCATGCGGCCTTTCGAAGGTCGGTCCAGGCGTAAAGGGCCGTAGAAGCGGGAACACCGCTCTCCACTTCTTCGACCCGGATCCAGACGGGAGTCTTGTACCTCTCCTTCAACTTCCTCCGGAGGAATTCCGTCGCCTGGAACTCGGCATGTGCACCGCTCTCGCCATCGGCAACTACGGTGTACTCACCCTCCGACTCGGCGTCATAACCCCCCGGCTGAAGGGTGAACGTCCAAACTCCGCGGCCCACGTGGTAGTGCGGGTAGTCGCAATCCTCGCCGTGGTCGGCGAGAATTTCTTCGGCCGTGTTCACGTAGCCGAAGGCTCGGAGAAGTGCTGCGAACGTCATGGCATCACTGCAACCAAGCGGGCAGTCGTAATCCGGGATCAACGTGGACGCCATTCCTGAAGTCGTCCACGCGTCCACGAAGGCATCAGCAGCAGCGAGCTTGCGAGCGAATTCCTTACGGACCTTCTTAGGGTACTTGCGGGACATGATCAGACCTCTTCCAGGATCTTGCGGGCCTGGGCCGCAAAGTCAGCGAACGTGTCACGCGCATCTATCGCGTATTCGAAGTCGCGCTCGTCGTAGTCGCCCATGTCCCTGTCAGTGCAGGGCTGTTCTCCGTCGACGGGGTCATACGATGGAATCTCTCGGAACGATTCCTCTCGGCCCGTCGCCCACCCGTCGTGGGCCTTGACGAGCTTTTCCAGCAACTCCAGTTGCTTGGCGCGCTTGCGCTTCATTCGCTTGGTGAACTTCCTCAACATGCAATATTCCTCTCGGTCGGTTGCCCGTGGCGAACGGCCGGGATTTCCCGGCCGCCACCAAACAGGAACCGTCAGAGTCAGGCGCTCACGGGCTCGGCATCCTCGGTGGAGTTCGCGCGCTCCCACATCTCTGCGGCCGTAAACAGTCGGGCCGCCTGGAGCAGCCTCAGCAGGGGAGCAAGCTCCGTGTCGGTGAAGTGAGGTGAAGCACCAGACGCGAGCCACGGGTCATCGAGCGTGTGAGCTGCATCCATGGCTGCAATCACCAGGTGCTGGTTGCGCTGGCTCAGCTTGGTCAGCTCCTGCACCCGCTTGTTCAACTCCCACACCTCGTCATGGAGCTGAGAGTTCGACTTCGCAAGAGTGGTAAGGGGCGTGTCGGACATCTGACGTCGAGCACGGTGGTTGGTAAGGAACGGGATGCGCATGGTGAGCCCTTCAATTTGGCGGGATGAGTGCCCATGGGAGAGGCCCGGACGCTTCTCCCGTCCGGGCCTCTCGGTGACGCTCCTCTGTGACTACTTGCGGGCGCCGATCAGCGCCGCGTCCTGCTCCAGGCCGTTGTACGTCCGGATGTACTCGGGGATGGTCATTCGCTCCCAGTCAGAGAAGACGTGACCGTGGCGCTCACACAGCAGCACGCGCACGCGCAGGCCCTTCGGTTCTCCCTCGCGATACGTATGCCTGACCATGGCGGCCTCGCCGGCACAGTGGCCCATGCCCACGCTCACGTAGACCTCGCAGACCCAGCCGAACTTGATGAGCCGTTCCAGGACGCCCTTCGCCTCCGGCTCGCTGTCTGTCACCCCGATCCAGTAGGTGTGCTGGTCTCCCTGATCGAAGGCGTAGGTGAACCACTTCTCAGGGTGTCCGCCAACGGTGCCCTGGACCCGCACCACGTACCCGCGGTAGTCCGGTGTTCCCTCCCGGCCGAGCTGCGGGTATCCAATCCTGTTGTGCCATTCGGTCACTTTTCATTCCTCTCGTTGTGCATTCTCAGGACCAGTTGCTTCGCGTCGGCCTCCTTGACCTTGCAGCCGAGCCAGGTCTCCCCTCCCGGCTCGCCCACGAAGCACGAGGAGGTAAGGGTGAACTCTGCGCGGAGTACGCGGCCGACCTGCTTTCCGTTCGCCCTCAGAAACCAACCGGGGTGGTGAGGGTCGGTGCTTCGAACCCAACGGGCCATCAGAAACCTCTCTCAGCCTTGTACTCGTCGAGCGATTCCCCATAGTTCTCTCGTACGACCTCATCGAGGTCGGCGCTCATTCCCGACGTGAGGACGGAAATGGTTGCGTTGACCAAGAGCGAAAGCAGGTCTTCAGAGTCGATGTCGCACTCGATTTCCTGAATGATCAGATCCCTGGCCGCATTCGCGGCCTCGCTCACCCGCGACTCGGTGTAGGTCTTCACGTCACTCACTTGCTGGCCTCCTTGATCCGCGTTGTCTTCACCGAGTAATCCCCCTGCCGACGCTCCACGTCCACGGGCGCGGGACCGTCAAGGAATCCACGCAGCAGCGCGGCCGTGTGGGCGTGGTAGCCGATGCCTTCATACGAGTAGCTTCCGAGGGTGCGAGCACGCGTGATCGGATCCACTGGGCCGTCTTCAGCCGCCCACGTGCTGTTCGCACGGATGATGATGCGGCCGTAGTCGGTCGATAGCTTCAGGCCGTACCTGTACTGCCTCTCTGCGGCATCTGCGTTTCGAGCGTCGAACTCCGTAGCGAAGTTCTCGGGCTTCAGGAATTCCTCAGGAGGCAGGGAGTTCAGGACGATGTACGGTCGAGACATGATCTCTCCTTAGTGCACACGCTTGGACAGGTTCTTGTACGTACGCCAGATCTCGGCATCCAGCACGTGTCCAGCGCCGGAGAAGTTGTAGTCCATGCCCCTCTTGAAGATGTAGTTCTTCAACGTGCTGAGCTTTTCCGTATGAGTCTCACTCGCGGTCTCGC
This genomic interval carries:
- a CDS encoding peptidoglycan-binding protein, whose translation is MSTQLEKVLNIAKGEVGYQATRAPGERPSGHQKYSGQIPGLEWSNYQPWCATWVSWVAMEAGAASLYPRTASVFTAMQWFKDAGRWSEYPAIGSQVIYGTSGSTHTGLVYAYDSTYIYTYEGNTSLTNNANGNQVMSRKRARRDAYVHGYGLPKFPEGITTADPSKKGKTGFHYKATATTPVGGSSSGSTPKPAAFPGVKYFKAGANNAFVTQLGKQLVKKGYGKFYSVGPGPKWSESDRKAVQAFQRAQGWTGSDADGYPGPETWKRLFS
- a CDS encoding DUF6884 domain-containing protein, whose protein sequence is MPKIVTIPVPGQIRRHVLKNVKPKTQGEGDLLDACREGAEELEAKGMNSLNTIDLHLTNDAVGSALDIARGWLDSDNGNNVMAGKSMLKYELEYEPDDPREIRHAVKMPKSLSGHFSGQYGFDSKQHARESKTVRSDLGNMSWTANGASGRVRAETLGWFLGKMDRLKENAHPATARAAKKFIATYTEPYQQTQRLINGYLVVDEGEDQAPDFMEAIHGRDEAEQPKRLVVIACGGKKSERPGRIPADERYTGNYFTACRLASDVMDGATMVLSAKYGLIPLSEEIENYDVKIGDKGSVRLGRVREQAKKLGLEGAKVTVLGGERYVRAARQIWPDAEAPLKGGIGQQLQQLAGIYGGEALKDDEDLGQEPDQERPERVYQTKLQEIGYLPHRNTPKPRLIWFGGKAGRFNPEPGRWTRAEVVYTGEGRYVINQLATGDELLSCSLRSLLHWGPLDSPDPGQKPAPAPVENGDQERREPEVKSVAAAQTYEVPENWLELAEEGNTPQARAYWTRRCEEYRRTGR
- a CDS encoding DUF3987 domain-containing protein; its protein translation is MTTFDLMSYGPLGEAVKSAMPTSEADPIGVWAASLSLYSAAISRRVRLDNRRPVVVWTVLAGRSAIGRKGYALGTASALLGKPIGGFIHSRKRSGVSSGPSLVDMLSGLELDTMGADGGIDGRCVLLEEEWASVLKDQKKCSKFSTFFRTAWDGKPISNRTKKDGLQSVARPLLGFHAHITPGEWGKYVSSSEALGGSYNRLLPVLVERSKMLPYDNQPQVPDTSALKEAYEWAEEEDRVMRFSVEAGERFDEIRAIVEDRMAELPELLASYMERSAEQVQRVSAVLSATEMKEEVCRDAVEAAWAFVSFSMASVEKLVKDAASNSGGAKPMTTPEDLIRGVLKRCGGEAKASDLLRPLWGRLNAAAIKEAVEGMDDVEMWTEKTSGRGAPKLMYRLIEASEEPSQANAKVIDIDQLRGKAKPIQTPPVASNIFEGLI
- a CDS encoding Lsr2 family DNA-binding protein; this encodes MYLTNEWYVEAAADAKRRNSESTVFLEILTSRLHANMHYSAARMLAESKVDRYIKTIGPPECPDLVREHLIAWGVREEGNKSPLLPPEARLFKDRYPSHLAEIERKKGEREKWERIANESRAAAERTAHQTWLMKDMREWGRENGYVVGTRGRIPSEVINAYREAKGL